In Planctomycetota bacterium, the genomic window CGGCTGCGCCGCGGCCGCAAAATGGGTCACTTGCTCTCCGCCAAGATGTCCCGCCCCTCCTCCGGATCGCGCGACTCTTGAGCCTGCTTGCGGATGTCGTCGACGTCGCTGTCGAGATCGCCTTCGCCGGCGGTGACTTCCTCGGCCGTATCGATGATCGTCGCCGGCGTCGAGGGCACGGTTGGCTTGGTCTGCTCCTCCACCTGCCGCACCGGCACGCCGTCGGGGAAGATGATCTCGCGCGCGTCGTCGGGCATGCTGATCCCCGCGTTCTCCAGGGCCCGCACCACCAGGCGGATCATCGACGACTTGATCTTGAGCCCGCTGTGCTTGGAGCCGTCGATCCAGAAGTAGACCTTCATGTTGATCGTGGACGATCCAAGATTGTCCGCGAGCACCGTCGGCTCCGGGTCGTCGAGCACGGCCGAGTGATGCTGCAGCACCTTCAGCGCCGCGTCTTGGGCGAGCTTGACCGAGGCGTCGTAGCCGATGCCGACGACAAACGTGAGCCGCAGCTTCGGGTTGGCGGTGAAGTTCTTGATCGTCGACTTGTAAATGGTCGCGTTGGCAATCTGGATGTGGTTGCCGTCGAAGTCGACCAGCACGGTGCCGCGCATGGTGACCTTCTGGACGACGCCGGTGTAGCCGGTGACCTCAATGACGTCGCCGATCTGAAAGGGGGTTTGGACGGAGATGAGGATGGACGCGAGGAAGTTCTCAGCGATGTCGCGGAACGCGAAGCCAATGACCAGGCCGATGATGCCGGTGCCGGAGACGACGGTCAGCGCGATGTTGGTCAGCCCGGTAATGCGCAGGAACAGGTACAGCCCGCCGAGGATCACCAGCACCGCCACGAGCTTGCGCACCACGCCCCGCAGCAGCGTCGAGTCGGTCAGCTGCTTGAGCGGCAACGTCAACAGCCGCCCGATGATCCCCGCCAGCAGGATGCACGCGATCAGCACCAGCAGCCCGATGCCGATCAGCGGCAACGATCGCAAGAACCCCTTCCAAAGATCGGCCACCTCGCGCGAAATCGTCTCCGTCTCCAACACCGGCGCCGGGGTCACCGACATGTTGTTCACCACCGCGACCACGTCCTCGGTCTTACGCGCCAGCTCCGACGCCCAAGCCTTGTACTCGTCCGTGCCGGCCTCGCCTTCGAGAAACACGATCCCGTCCCGCACGTCCACGGTCAGCCCCTGGTACCGCTCCGACGCCTCGTAAATCTCCCGTAGCCGCTGGGCGATCTTCGCGTCGTTGGTTTCGCCGGTGACCTTGACGGTCTGCTCGGACGACTCGAGCGCGGGCTCGTCGCCGTTGGCGGGGACGGTCGGCGTCGCGGTGTTCGGGGAGGCCGCGACCAGAAACAGCAACAGGATCACCCAGCGCATGGCCGCGTTGTAACCGGCCCGCTTGTCGATTCCCACTTTTGCCCTTGCAGCCCACGATCGGCGCGGTAGGTTTTTGTTCGGTATTCGGTCGGGTGCCGGTTACCGGAAAGGAAAAGCCCATGCTGCGTTGGATGTTTCTCGACATGAACAGCTTCTTCGCCTCGTGCGAGCAGTACGACGACCCCCGCCTGCGCGGCAAACCCGTCGGCGTCTGCCCCATCATCGTCGGCGGCAGCGGGGCGGTCATCGCCGCGAGCTACGAGGCCAAGGCACGCGGCGTCGGCATGGGCGTGCGCGCCGCCGAGGCACGGCAACTCTGCCCGGACATCCGACTCATCAAGGCCCGCCCGTCGCGCTACATCGAAATCCACGAAGCCGTCGTCGAGAGCATCAAGAAGCACGTCCCCATCACCAAGCGCTACTCGATCGACGAGTGGTCGATTCGCCTGCTGGGCAAGGAGCGCGAGCCGGCCGAGGCACGGGCGTTGGCCGCGCGGGTTCAGCAACAGATCGCCGCCGACTTCGGCGGGGCCTTGCCGTGCTCGATCGGCGTCGCCCCGTCGCGCCTGCTGGCCAAGACGGCGTGCGAACTCAAGAAGCCCAACGGCCTGACCGTGCTCGACGTCGACCGCATGCCGGCGGCGCTGTCGACCATGGCCCTCCGCGACATCCCCGGCATCGGCCCTGGCATGGACAAACGCCTCCGTCTCGCCGGCGTCGACACCATCGGCAAACTCTGGGCACTCACCGAGGACGATTGCCGACGCATCTGGAGCTCGGTGCAGGGCGTGCACTTTTGGATGGGCTTCCATGGCGAGGACCCGGTCGAGCCGCCGACGCACACCCACAGCATGAGCCACGCCCATGTCCTGCCGCCGCAGTACCGCAACGACGAGGGGGCCCACGCGATCATGGTGCGGCTCATCTGCAAGCTCGGCGTTCGCCTGCGGATGAACGGCTACGCCGCCAACCGCATCCGTGCCCACGCCG contains:
- a CDS encoding mechanosensitive ion channel family protein, which produces MRWVILLLFLVAASPNTATPTVPANGDEPALESSEQTVKVTGETNDAKIAQRLREIYEASERYQGLTVDVRDGIVFLEGEAGTDEYKAWASELARKTEDVVAVVNNMSVTPAPVLETETISREVADLWKGFLRSLPLIGIGLLVLIACILLAGIIGRLLTLPLKQLTDSTLLRGVVRKLVAVLVILGGLYLFLRITGLTNIALTVVSGTGIIGLVIGFAFRDIAENFLASILISVQTPFQIGDVIEVTGYTGVVQKVTMRGTVLVDFDGNHIQIANATIYKSTIKNFTANPKLRLTFVVGIGYDASVKLAQDAALKVLQHHSAVLDDPEPTVLADNLGSSTINMKVYFWIDGSKHSGLKIKSSMIRLVVRALENAGISMPDDAREIIFPDGVPVRQVEEQTKPTVPSTPATIIDTAEEVTAGEGDLDSDVDDIRKQAQESRDPEEGRDILAESK
- a CDS encoding type VI secretion protein ImpB, whose translation is MLRWMFLDMNSFFASCEQYDDPRLRGKPVGVCPIIVGGSGAVIAASYEAKARGVGMGVRAAEARQLCPDIRLIKARPSRYIEIHEAVVESIKKHVPITKRYSIDEWSIRLLGKEREPAEARALAARVQQQIAADFGGALPCSIGVAPSRLLAKTACELKKPNGLTVLDVDRMPAALSTMALRDIPGIGPGMDKRLRLAGVDTIGKLWALTEDDCRRIWSSVQGVHFWMGFHGEDPVEPPTHTHSMSHAHVLPPQYRNDEGAHAIMVRLICKLGVRLRMNGYAANRIRAHAVLLPSGTATSSYHDGPAWADDYPLTGVQDTLGLLRAFEVLWQRRPCTFEAGGFSPRKVGVDVGQLTPLHATTGNLFAPDTAQRQLAAALDRINEKYGAHTVHPASMHEVGSYVMEDKIAFGRMPRDCVPM